The following are from one region of the Candidatus Methylomirabilis sp. genome:
- a CDS encoding (2Fe-2S) ferredoxin domain-containing protein, translating to MGQYERHVFVCTGGETCPLQGDTPSYVQWLRDGLRAHGLGARVRINKSGCFDQCGNGPMIVVYPENVWYCGVRFEDLPEILDEHLVCGRPVARLRYVAPPGKNKNAEKMMAAQEAAATRRGQG from the coding sequence ATGGGGCAATACGAGCGGCACGTCTTCGTCTGCACGGGCGGGGAGACCTGCCCGCTCCAGGGAGACACGCCCTCCTACGTCCAGTGGCTCCGGGACGGCCTGCGCGCCCATGGCCTCGGCGCCCGGGTCCGGATCAACAAGAGCGGCTGCTTCGACCAGTGCGGCAACGGTCCCATGATCGTGGTCTACCCGGAGAACGTCTGGTACTGTGGGGTCCGGTTCGAGGACCTGCCCGAGATCCTCGATGAGCACCTGGTGTGCGGCCGCCCGGTCGCGCGCCTCCGGTACGTCGCCCCGCCGGGGAAGAACAAGAACGCGGAGAAGATGATGGCGGCCCAGGAGGCCGCCGCCACCCGCCGGGGACAAGGCTAG